In Sandaracinaceae bacterium, the DNA window ATGGCAGCGGCCGCCGCGGGCAGGGTGGCGGTGCTGTTGCACACCGTGCAGTGCGCCTGCTGCACGCGTGACGTGACGCGCAGCGCGGCCGGGTCCAAGCCAAAGGCGCGGCTCTTGCCGCTGGGCACAGCGCGCACCACGCCTTGGATGGCCAGGCGCTCGAAGGCCTGCTCCAGCACCATCCCGATGCCCGCGTCTTGCGGCTTGCACTTCAGGCTGCGCGAGGTCCAGTCGCGCCACCACGTCTTGCGGTTGGCGGGCGCCTGCAGCGTGTCGAACACGGCGTGCTGCACGCCGTCGTACAAGAAGCGCGGCGCCACCGACTGCGGGCCAAAGGGCGAGAAGTGCGGGTTCTTGCGCTTGCTCAGCAAGAAGCGGTTGCCCGTCTTGGCATAGGCCGAGAGCAGCGGGTGGAACACGCCGCCGCGCATGCGCAGGCGCCGCACCAGCCCTTCCAGGAAGTGCCGCACCTCGGGTTCTTCGAGCGGCCCGCCGGGGCGCTGCAGCAGGCGGTGCTCCTCGAGGTATGCCGTGAGCCCGCGGGTGGCGGCCTCCATGCGCTGGTCGTCCACCGTGAGCGTGGAGCACACCGTGCCTTCGAGCGTGCGGCCCACCGTCACGCCGTAGCCGTACTCACGGGTGACCTCCCATGACAGGCGCTCGCGCAGCACCTTCAGCACGGCGTTGCGCTTCTGGCGGACACCGTGCCGCGCCCCTCGGCGGCGTCCAGGTAGGCCACGTAGTCGGCGTGCTCGCGCAGGTCCGGAGGCATGAAGGTGGCCACCATGCGTGCCTCGCCCAGCCGCTCGCTCCAGTGTTCCAGCATGCGCGGCGCCAGGTCATTCAGCGGCAGCTCACCGCCTGCCTGCACCAGCGTGCTCTGCATGGCGGTGCGCAGGTTGAAGCGGTAGGTGCGGCCCGCAAAGAAGCCGGCCCGGTGCGAGGCGTCTTGCACCGAGTCCGTGAAGGCCAGCAGCTTGCGCTCGTCTCCCGTGCCCGCGGCGCCGCCGCTACCGTGGAACGGGCTGTGGAACAGGTGCGACACGGCCACGCTGCTCAGGCTGGCGGCGCGGCTGCCCAAGATGCGCAGCGCGTCGTCGGCGCCGCACTTGGGGCACAGCGCGCGGAAGCGGTGCTTGTCGTTCTGGTCGCCGTAGACCGCCGCGGGCACCATGAGCACCCCACCTGGCTGGCAGCTGCACTGGTCTTCGCCCATGGCCACGCGCAGGCAGCTTGGGCACACGCGCTCGGGGAGGCGCAGCTGGTTGTCGTCTTCGCGCTGCTCGTGAAGCTGCACGAAGCGCGCCTCTTCGGCCTTGCGCAGGTAGGCCTCGCCCACGCTGCGGCTGTCGCCCTTGAGCTTGGGGCTGCCCTCCACCACCAGCGCGCCCAGGCCATCGGCGCCGCACTCGCGGCAGTAGACCAGCGGCAGGTAGTGCTCGTTCGGGGGGGCGTCCAGCTCGTCACGCCACGCAAACGTGTGGCCGCTGGGCTGCAGGCGCCGCACCAGGCCGCGCAGCTCGCGCACCCAGAGCTGCACCTGCACCGTCAAGAAGGGCCGCAGCTGCCCGTGGCTGCGCGTGCGCGCAAACGCCACCAGCCCCAGAAAGCTGCTCAGCAGCTGCCAGCGCACGTTGGCTGGTTGGTCGGCCAGGCGCTGGTCGGCGGCGGCCAGGTGCTCCACCACCTGCGCCCAGTCGCGCGGGCCACCGAGGCCGTCGCGCCCGCGAATGGCCATGAGCACGCGCCGCAAGAACACATGACGCGTGAGGCGCAGGCCCACCTCCACGGGGTCCAGCGCTTCGCCATCCGGCACGTGCAGGTCCAGCCACGAGTTGGCCTGGGCACGCAGATAGGCGTCGGGGTCACTGAACGCTGCCGGGTCGATCAGCGTGGGGGCTAGCGCGGCGCCGTCGGGCCCATGCGTGTCCAGCGGGTCACGCGTGATGGCGCTGCCCTCGGGCCCTTCGGCTTCGAGCGGCGGGAACACCTCGTCGAGATCCTTGCGGTCTTCGCCCACCACCGCGTCCAGCGTCATGGGCTCGCCGAACACCTCTTGGGCAAACTCCACCAGCAGCTGCTTGCTGCGCGTCAGGTCCCCGCTGCCGATGGTGGCCGACGTGCCCACGCACCCGAGGTGCCCCGCGGGCGTGCCCAGGCGCGCCTTCAGGCGCCGAATCAAGCAGGCCACGTCGCTGCCCTGCGCGCCGTCGTAGGTGTGCAGCTCGTCCAGCACCAGGTACTTGAGCGCCAGCGCGTCATTGCGGTGCCACAGCGCCTGGTCCGCGGGCCGCATGAGCAGCAGGTCCAGCATGCGGTAGTTGGTGAGCAGGATGTCCGGCGGTGACTGCCGCAGGACCTTGCGGTCATCCACCAGGTGCCGCGCCCCACGCACGCCGTGCTTGCCCTCGCCGCCCACGTAGAGGCCCGCCGTCACGCGCTGCAGCTCGGGCCGCGCCGCCAGCTCCTTGGCGATGCGCTCGGCCTGGTCCGTGGCCAGCGCGTTCATGGGGTACAGGATGATGGCCTTGATGCCCGGCTCCCCCGCGTGCCGCAGGCAGTGGTCCAGGATGGGGTACAGGAAGCACTCGGTCTTGCCCGAGCCCGTGCCCGTGGTCACCAGCGTGGCCTCGGGCGTGTGCCCATCGCGCGAGCTCAGCCGCTGGAACGCACGCAGCTGGTGCGCATAGGGCGTGAAGCGCGGGGCCACCGTGAGCGGGATGGTCTCTCCCGTGGCCTCGCGGAACGGCAGCCGCAC includes these proteins:
- a CDS encoding DEAD/DEAH box helicase, with the protein product MLPLTVAHQLRGTLLDYLRTTFGFKDAQLEQALFAHLTHPTHGLFKGPFVDVRLPFREATGETIPLTVAPRFTPYAHQLRAFQRLSSRDGHTPEATLVTTGTGSGKTECFLYPILDHCLRHAGEPGIKAIILYPMNALATDQAERIAKELAARPELQRVTAGLYVGGEGKHGVRGARHLVDDRKVLRQSPPDILLTNYRMLDLLLMRPADQALWHRNDALALKYLVLDELHTYDGAQGSDVACLIRRLKARLGTPAGHLGCVGTSATIGSGDLTRSKQLLVEFAQEVFGEPMTLDAVVGEDRKDLDEVFPPLEAEGPEGSAITRDPLDTHGPDGAALAPTLIDPAAFSDPDAYLRAQANSWLDLHVPDGEALDPVEVGLRLTRHVFLRRVLMAIRGRDGLGGPRDWAQVVEHLAAADQRLADQPANVRWQLLSSFLGLVAFARTRSHGQLRPFLTVQVQLWVRELRGLVRRLQPSGHTFAWRDELDAPPNEHYLPLVYCRECGADGLGALVVEGSPKLKGDSRSVGEAYLRKAEEARFVQLHEQREDDNQLRLPERVCPSCLRVAMGEDQCSCQPGGVLMVPAAVYGDQNDKHRFRALCPKCGADDALRILGSRAASLSSVAVSHLFHSPFHGSGGAAGTGDERKLLAFTDSVQDASHRAGFFAGRTYRFNLRTAMQSTLVQAGGELPLNDLAPRMLEHWSERLGEARMVATFMPPDLREHADYVAYLDAAEGRGTVSARSATPC